The Hyphomonas sediminis genome contains the following window.
ATCCCGATGCTCACGCTCTCGGCCGCCCTCTCCGGGGTTTACTACGCGCCCACATTCGGTTGCGTTCAGCTGTTGATCAGCCCGGCCTCTCGCGCGGTTGCCGTCTCGCTGATGCTCTTTACGCTGAACCTGATCGGCCTCGGCCTCGGCCCACTCCTCTTCGGCATCCTGTCGGATGTCCTCGCCCCTGTTGCAGGCTCCGAAAGCGTGCGTTGGTCACTTTATGTGGCCGGCTTTATGGGCGTCATCCCCGCGACGCTCTACTGGCTCGCCAGCCGGAATATCCAGGCTGAGCTGAATGCAAAAGCCGCCGAAGAGAGCCCGGTTGCGGACACATTTTCCTGATCGCGTTGTGGGCAGGCTGCGTATGCGCCCCTGCCCACAACTCGAATGTTTCCGGCTTTCATCCCGTCCAGCACAATGTCTGCGCCGCCCGTCTTCATCATCCACTCCAGACGATGATCCCGGCACTGACGCCTGAACAGGCCAGCTTTCACCGCTTTGTCCACCTGGCTCATCCCGGTGATTGAGGCTGCTGGCTTGATGCCAAAGCCCGCCACGCCATTCAGTGGCCCGCAAGTCGGCCCAGTGGCCGCCCGTCGACGATCTGGTCCAGATACTCGCTCATGCCGTATCCGGTCTTCCCGTCACAGCGATACTCCGTCATCGCTTCGGTGATGCGCGTGGTCAGCTCCGTTCCGTCCGGCGCGGTGCGCCGGTTGCGCAGAGGAATGAGAGACATCACCTTCCCGCTGACAGTATATTCCTTTCCGCTCTTTGTACGGATTTTTGCTTCCAGGTCGGTCTGGTATTCATTGCTGTCCCAGTTGCTGGAAAGTTCGGCGCCCACAATCACGTCATAAATGCCATCGCGGAACACCATGCCGCTTTGGTGCACGCCGCCTTTGCCATCGCCCATCACATTGAACATCATGCCAAAGTCCGGCCCGAAATTCATCGGGCACCAGCGATACCATTCAATCGCCTGCCAGTGGCGCGGCCCCCAGGACTTGTCGCGCAGACCATAGCCGTCCAGCTCCAGCCGTTCGCCGCCGCATTCGATAAATCCCTTCGCGCCGCAATGCTGCTCATAGTGCGCCTTGGCGAAGGATTTCTCCGGGTCGATCTCGATGGACGACCCATCGGCCTTCACCATCTCGCCGCCATACATCGGCGAGAGGCCGGTATAGATCATTTCCATCTTGCAAGGCAGGCGCGGATTGTTGCGGAAGGCCACCTTCGGATCGGCCATCTGGCCCGGCTCCTTCAGTACCAGCAGCTCGCCACTATACGTCACCTTCAGCGTCTTGAACGGCTCCACCACGTCAATGCGCAGACCGCCCGCGTTCATCTGTGAATTGTCACTGATCTCCGGGCGGGCAAACATGAAACCAACCCGGCCATCGGGAAAGTAAACGCACATAGACATTTCAGCGTAGCGCTGGTTCGGGCGATTGCCGAGGCGGAACCACGCGCCTGCCCGCTTGCCCGCGTCGAACACGTTGAAATACATGCTTTCATTGTAGTTTTCCGCGTCGCCCGGATCGTGCGTAAACTCGTCTTCCGGCGCAAGGCGCATCTTGAAGCCTTCGGCTGCTTCGGCCATGGCAAACTCCCCTGATAATCAGTTATCAGACGAACCTGCCACGCGTTTTCGGGGTTACAAGCCTGTCCTCGCGTCAGACCGGGGCGATCTAGGGAATGGTCCCTATGCCTGCCGCCGGGTCAGCGCGCCGATGAAGGAATGCCGGTCGCCGGGGAAAGTCTGCCACACATGCGTCACCGGGCTGCCGTCCAGCCAGGTCCGCCGTTCCAGCATCAGGCAGGGGCTGCCCTCGGCAATATCCAGATGCGCCGCAATTGCCGGGTCGGCGGCGACTGCAAAAATCCGGTGCTCGGCCTGCGACCAGGGCACATGCCCCAGCAGCCAGGTGCCCGGCGGCGTCTCCGCAAAATCCTCGCCCTCCACCTCCGGCACAGCGGCCAGGTTCACCAGCCTTCGCTCAAATCCGAAGGGTTGCTCGTCTGCCCGGTGCACACCGCGCAGCTCGATCAGCCGCGCGCCTTTGCCAACCAGCGCCGCCTCATCGGCGCCCTTTGCGACACGCACGCTCCGGTGCAACAGCCGGAAAGCGTAGTCATGGCCCTTGTTCTCAAGGTCCAGCCGGATGTCGGGGATATCGAGTATGGTGGAATCGCTCGGCGGATGCGCCACGAAAGATCCCGCCCGCTTGCGCCGCACGATCAGTCCGCGCGCCACCAGGTCGCTCACCGCCTTGTTCACCGTCATGCGGGAACAGTCATAGATTTCCATCAATTCCCGCTCCAGCGGGATGCGGTCGTCGGGCTTCAGCGCGCCGGAGAGGATCTTGCGCTCGATGTCCGAACGGATGCGCTCGGTGACCGGAAGCGTGTCGTCAGAGTCCCTCATATGGCCCAATCTGTCCCTGTTTGTCCGCGTTTGTCCTCAAAAAGGCACGGTTTGATACTAAAGTAATCTGGAAAGCGCCGCCTTGTATCGGGCTTCAATTTCCGGCCGGTGAATATGTTGTCCGCCCTGTACCACATGCGCGCCCCGGCGCCACACGTCTGAAATTGCATTGTTTTTCGCCCTGAACACCCAGGCGTCCAAAGTGCGGTCTCCGCCCCCTGCCGCTTCAGGTAAGGCCTCGCTGCTGATAGCGAAGAAATCCGCCGGGTTTCCGGGCGCCAATCCAACAGGAATGCCCGCCGCCCGCCCGCCGCCGGCAAGGGCGTGCTCAAACATCGAACGCCCCGTCGAGGCATAGCCCTCACCCGCCATCACATTGCGCGAGAGATGCTTGAATCTCTGGGAGTATTCCAGCACGCGCAGCTCGTCCGCCGCGCTGATGGAGACGTTGGAATCGGTGCCTACACCGTAGTGCCCGCCATAGGAAAGATAGGCCCGGCCCTCGAAAATACCGTCGCCCAAATTCGCCTCGGTCACCGGGCACAACCCCGCAACGGCCCCGCTTTTCGCTATCCCGTGGATTTCCCGGTCGTTCGTATGCGTCGCATGGACGAGGCACCAACGCGCGTCGACATCTGCATTGTGCAGCAACCACTCCACAGGCCGCGCGCCAGACCAGGCCAGACAGTCCTGAACTTCCTTCATCTGTTCGGCGATATGGATGTGGATAGGCCCCTGCCTGTCCATCGCCAGCAAGGCCCGCAATTCGTGCGGCGTCGCCGCCCTCAGGCTGTGCGGCGCAAAACCCAGCACAAAATCATGCTGATTGGCCGTGTGCTGTCCAACAGCGTCAAGCAGCGCGGCAAAGCTGTCCACGTCACTCAGGAAGCGCTTCTGTCCCTCAGTCGGCGGCTGCCCGCCAAAGCCCGAATGGGCATAGAACACTGGCAGCAGCGTCAGCCCCAGCCCTGTATCCGCTGCAGCACGAACCACCTGCCCCGCCATTTCCGCCGGGTCGCTGAAACGCGCGCCGTCAGGGTCATTGTGCAGGTAGTGAAACTCGCAAACCCGCGTGAACCCTGCCTCCAGCATCTCGGCATACGCCATCGCCGTTATCGCGTGGATATCCTCCGGACCAATCCGGCTGACAAACCCATAGAGTAGACTCCGCCAAGACCAGAAACTGTCCTGAACCGCCCCGCGCACTTCTGTCAGTCCCGACATGGCCCTCTGGAATGCGTGGGAATGCAGATTTGTCAGGCCCGGCAGAAGGCATCGCCCACGAACCGCCCCGGAAGGAGGCTCAATATCGACGGACATATCCCCGATGAGGCCGTCTGAAATCGTGACCTGAACTCCGCGCGCCCAGCCGGAAGGCAACAGGGCATAATCGAACCAAAGCCGCTCAGACTTTTTCACTGCCACTGGACATCCCTCCGACTCTTCTATTATGTCTATACATATTAGCCTAAGACCGGCAGTAAGACAACGGGGAGGAAAGCATGGCATCAAAGCGTATCTGGACCAACGCCCGCCTCGCCACCATGGCGCCCGGCCTGCCCGGCCTCGGCATCATCGAGAACGGCGCCGTCGCCGCCGAGGGCGACCGGATCACATTTTCTGGCGCCGCACAATATGCGCCGCCTACGGATGATTTCGAAGTGATCGATTGCGACGGCCGCTGGATTTTACCGGGCCTTGTGGACTGCCACACCCATCTCGTCTGGGCAGGCAGCCGCGCGAGGGAATTCGAGCTTCGCCTCGCCGGGGCCAGCTATGAGGAAATCGCCCGCGCCGGCGGCGGCATCCGCTCCACCGTCAGCGCCGTCCGCGCCGCAGATGAAGCCCAGCTGATCGCCGAAAGCCTTCCGAGGCTCGACGCGCTGATCGCCGAAGGCGTCACCACTTTGGAGATAAAATCCGGCTACGGTCTCAGCGTTGAGCATGAACTGAAACAGCTGCGCGCGGCCCGTACGCTTGGGAAGGTCCGTCCCATCGATATTCAAACCACGCTTCTCGCAGCACATGCCCTGCCACCCGAATATGAAGGCCGCGCCGACGCCTATATCGACCTTGTCTGTAAAGAGATCATTCCCGCCGCTGCACGCGATGGGCTCGCGGACGCAGTTGATGCCTTTTGCGAAAACATCGGATTTTCTCCGGAGCAGACGGACCGGGTCTTCAACGCCGCGCGCCAGCATGGCCTGCCCGTGAAGCTGCATGCGGACCAGCTGTCAAACCTGCACGGCGGCGCCCTCGCCGCCCGCCACAATGCGCTGTCAGCGGATCATCTGGAATATCTCGATGATGCAGGCATCGCCGCGATGGCCGCATCCGGCTCTGTCGCGGTCATGCTGCCCGGCGCCTATTACTTTCTGCGCGATACGCATGCGCCGCCTATTGAGAAACTCCGACAGGCTGGCGTACCGCTTGCCATCTCAACCGATTGCAATCCCGGAACCTCCCCACTCACATCCCTCCTGCTGGCGATGAACATGGGCGCGACCCTGTTCCGCATGACGGTGGAAGAATGCCTCCTGGGCGCCACGCGCCACGCCGCCCGCGCGCTCGGCCTCGAAAGCAACTCCGGAACGCTTGAACCCGGAAAACTCTGCAATCTGAACATCTGGGACATCGAGCGCCCCGCCGAACTCGTCAACAATATGGGCCTGAACCGGCTCCACACCCGCATTTGGAGAGGCCAATGAGCCATATCATTCTAACACCCGGCGCCGTACCGCTCAGCCAATGGCGCGCCATCTGGACTGGCGCCGTTCCCCAGCTCGACCCCGCCTGCGCGCCCGCAATTGCTGCCAGCGCCGCCGCCGTTGCGCGCATTCTCGCGAAAGGCCAGCCGGTCTACGGAATTAATACGGGATTTGGTAAACTCGCCACCGTTCGTATTCCGGACGATCAGCTGGAAACACTCCAGCGCAACATCGTCCTCTCCCATGCGGCAGGTGTTGGCGAACCATCACCCGCTGGAATCGTCCGCCTGATGATGGCTCTAAAGATGACCAATCTCGGCCAGGGCGCGTCAGGTGTTCGGCCCGAGACCATCGCCTTGATGGAAGCGATGCTTGCAGCAGACCTGCTGCCCCTCGTGCCCGCGCAGGGCTCAGTCGGGGCGTCGGGAGACCTCGCGCCCCTTTCCCACATGGCCTGCGCGATGATCGGCGTCGGCGATGTTTTCCTCCAGGGCGAGCGCATGAGCGCCGCCGCCGCCTTTGCCAAATCTGGCCTCTCTCCTCTGCCCGCGCTGGCCGCGAAGGAAGGCCTCGCGCTGTTGAATGGCACGCAGTTTTCCACCGCCTGCGCCCTGGCTGGACTGTTCGAGGCCGAACGCATCCTGCAAAGCGCCCTCATTACCGGCGCCCTCTCGACAGAAGCAGCGAAAGGCTCTGACGCACCGTTCGATGCCCGTATCCATCAGCTGCGCGGCCACAAAGGCCAGATCGATTGCGCCGCAGTGCTGCGCGATCTCATGGCCGGCTCCGCCATTCGCGCCTCACATCTTGAAAATGACACGCGCGTGCAGGACCCCTACTGCATCCGTTGTCAGCCTCAGGTCGCCGGCGCCGCGCTTACCCTGCTGCGACAAGCGGCGGATACGCTTCTTGTCGAAGCCAACGGTGTTTCCGACAACCCCCTGATCTTTCCGGAGACGGATGAAGCCCTTTCAGGCGGAAACTTTCACGCTGAGCCGGTTGCATTCGCCGCCGATATGATCGCTATGGCGCTGTGCGAAATCGGCTCAATCTCCGAGCGGCGCATCGCGATGCTGGTGGACCCCGCCCTTTCCGGCGTCCCCGCTTTCCTCACGCCGCAACCGGGTCTCAACTCGGGCTTCATGATCCCTCAGGTCACCGCCGCCGCGCTCGTCTCCGAAAACAAGCAGATGGCTTACCCCGCCAGCGTCGACTCGATCCCGACTTCTGCAAACCAGGAAGACCATGTGTCCATGGCCGCGCATGGCGCCCGCCGCCTTCTGAAGATGGCGAAGAATGTGGACTATGTACTCGGCATCGAACTTCTCGCCGCATCGCAGGCCTGCGACTTCCACGCGCCGCTGAAATCCAGCAACGCCCTTGAAGCCTTGCGCAGCCTCGTCCGGAAGGACGTGCCCCCGTTGGACCATGACCGCCTGATGCATCCGGATATGGAAGCGACCACCGCGCTCATCTGCTCTGGCGCCGTAATTGCCTCTGTAAACCATCCGCTTCCCTCACTGGAGGCGCAGCCATGAAGAACTGGCTAACCGTCAAGGAGGGCGACCGCCCGCTTATCGTTTCCTTTCCCCACACGGGCACGATGCTGCCTGAGGATATCGCACACAATTTCGTCTCGCCCGAGCTAGCCCGGCGGGATACGGACTGGTGGGTGGACCAGCTCTATGCCTTTGCCGCAGACATGGGCGCAACGCTTGTCCACACCGCAATCTCACGCTCAGTGATCGACGCAAACCGCGATCCATCCGGCGCGTCACTCTATCCGGGCCAGAACACAACCAACCTTTGCCCGCTGACCACGTTCGACAACCAGCCGCTCTACAGGGCCGGTCACGAGCCCAAAGAAACAGAGATCGCCCACCGCCGCGACGCCTTTCATGCGCCCTATCATCACGCCATCGAAGATCAGATCTCGCGCCTGAAGGCGACCCACGCCAAGGTCGTGCTCTACGACGCCCACTCCATCCGTTCACAGATCCCACATCTGTTCGAAGGGCTGCTGCCTGTCTACAATGTTGGCTCCAACTACAAGACAACATGCGCGCCCGAACTGGCTGAAAGAATCGAAACGATCTGCGCCGCATCCGACCAGCCGAGCGTGTTAGATGGCCGCTTCCGGGGCGGATGGACCGTGCGCCATCATGGCCAGCCGGAAAACGGCGTCCACGCGGTTCAGATGGAACTGTCCTGCCGGGGGTATCTGCGCGAGCCGATCGGCAGCGTCTCCGAGGCCGATTGGCCCGTGCCCTTCGATCCCGATTTTGCCGCCCCGATGATTGAAACCCTGAAACAGGTGCTCGCCGCCTGTCTCGCCTTCGCTGAAACACCCTGAGGAGTCTACCATGCCATATCCTGCCAATATCCGCGAAGTCCGCGCGCCCCAGGGAACAGAACTGAACGCAAAAAGCTGGCTGACCGAAGCCCCCCTCCGGATGCTGATGAACAATCTGGACCCGGATGTTGCCGAACGTCCTGACGACCTTGTCGTTTATGGCGGCATCGGTCGCGCCGCGCGGAACTGGGATGCATTCGAAAACATTGTCTCAACGCTGAAACGCCTGAAGGAAGACGAAACGCTGCTTATCCAATCAGGCAAGCCCGTGGGCGTTTTCCGCACGCATGCGGACGCGCCGCGTGTTCTCCTGGCGAACTCCAACCTCGTTCCCAAATGGGCCAGCTGGGATCATTTCAATGAACTCGACCGCAAAGGCCTGATGATGTACGGTCAGATGACCGCCGGCAG
Protein-coding sequences here:
- a CDS encoding DUF7064 domain-containing protein, with the protein product MAEAAEGFKMRLAPEDEFTHDPGDAENYNESMYFNVFDAGKRAGAWFRLGNRPNQRYAEMSMCVYFPDGRVGFMFARPEISDNSQMNAGGLRIDVVEPFKTLKVTYSGELLVLKEPGQMADPKVAFRNNPRLPCKMEMIYTGLSPMYGGEMVKADGSSIEIDPEKSFAKAHYEQHCGAKGFIECGGERLELDGYGLRDKSWGPRHWQAIEWYRWCPMNFGPDFGMMFNVMGDGKGGVHQSGMVFRDGIYDVIVGAELSSNWDSNEYQTDLEAKIRTKSGKEYTVSGKVMSLIPLRNRRTAPDGTELTTRITEAMTEYRCDGKTGYGMSEYLDQIVDGRPLGRLAGH
- the hutC gene encoding histidine utilization repressor, coding for MRDSDDTLPVTERIRSDIERKILSGALKPDDRIPLERELMEIYDCSRMTVNKAVSDLVARGLIVRRKRAGSFVAHPPSDSTILDIPDIRLDLENKGHDYAFRLLHRSVRVAKGADEAALVGKGARLIELRGVHRADEQPFGFERRLVNLAAVPEVEGEDFAETPPGTWLLGHVPWSQAEHRIFAVAADPAIAAHLDIAEGSPCLMLERRTWLDGSPVTHVWQTFPGDRHSFIGALTRRQA
- a CDS encoding formimidoylglutamate deiminase, translated to MAVKKSERLWFDYALLPSGWARGVQVTISDGLIGDMSVDIEPPSGAVRGRCLLPGLTNLHSHAFQRAMSGLTEVRGAVQDSFWSWRSLLYGFVSRIGPEDIHAITAMAYAEMLEAGFTRVCEFHYLHNDPDGARFSDPAEMAGQVVRAAADTGLGLTLLPVFYAHSGFGGQPPTEGQKRFLSDVDSFAALLDAVGQHTANQHDFVLGFAPHSLRAATPHELRALLAMDRQGPIHIHIAEQMKEVQDCLAWSGARPVEWLLHNADVDARWCLVHATHTNDREIHGIAKSGAVAGLCPVTEANLGDGIFEGRAYLSYGGHYGVGTDSNVSISAADELRVLEYSQRFKHLSRNVMAGEGYASTGRSMFEHALAGGGRAAGIPVGLAPGNPADFFAISSEALPEAAGGGDRTLDAWVFRAKNNAISDVWRRGAHVVQGGQHIHRPEIEARYKAALSRLL
- the hutI gene encoding imidazolonepropionase, yielding MASKRIWTNARLATMAPGLPGLGIIENGAVAAEGDRITFSGAAQYAPPTDDFEVIDCDGRWILPGLVDCHTHLVWAGSRAREFELRLAGASYEEIARAGGGIRSTVSAVRAADEAQLIAESLPRLDALIAEGVTTLEIKSGYGLSVEHELKQLRAARTLGKVRPIDIQTTLLAAHALPPEYEGRADAYIDLVCKEIIPAAARDGLADAVDAFCENIGFSPEQTDRVFNAARQHGLPVKLHADQLSNLHGGALAARHNALSADHLEYLDDAGIAAMAASGSVAVMLPGAYYFLRDTHAPPIEKLRQAGVPLAISTDCNPGTSPLTSLLLAMNMGATLFRMTVEECLLGATRHAARALGLESNSGTLEPGKLCNLNIWDIERPAELVNNMGLNRLHTRIWRGQ
- the hutH gene encoding histidine ammonia-lyase; amino-acid sequence: MSHIILTPGAVPLSQWRAIWTGAVPQLDPACAPAIAASAAAVARILAKGQPVYGINTGFGKLATVRIPDDQLETLQRNIVLSHAAGVGEPSPAGIVRLMMALKMTNLGQGASGVRPETIALMEAMLAADLLPLVPAQGSVGASGDLAPLSHMACAMIGVGDVFLQGERMSAAAAFAKSGLSPLPALAAKEGLALLNGTQFSTACALAGLFEAERILQSALITGALSTEAAKGSDAPFDARIHQLRGHKGQIDCAAVLRDLMAGSAIRASHLENDTRVQDPYCIRCQPQVAGAALTLLRQAADTLLVEANGVSDNPLIFPETDEALSGGNFHAEPVAFAADMIAMALCEIGSISERRIAMLVDPALSGVPAFLTPQPGLNSGFMIPQVTAAALVSENKQMAYPASVDSIPTSANQEDHVSMAAHGARRLLKMAKNVDYVLGIELLAASQACDFHAPLKSSNALEALRSLVRKDVPPLDHDRLMHPDMEATTALICSGAVIASVNHPLPSLEAQP
- the hutG gene encoding N-formylglutamate deformylase, translating into MKNWLTVKEGDRPLIVSFPHTGTMLPEDIAHNFVSPELARRDTDWWVDQLYAFAADMGATLVHTAISRSVIDANRDPSGASLYPGQNTTNLCPLTTFDNQPLYRAGHEPKETEIAHRRDAFHAPYHHAIEDQISRLKATHAKVVLYDAHSIRSQIPHLFEGLLPVYNVGSNYKTTCAPELAERIETICAASDQPSVLDGRFRGGWTVRHHGQPENGVHAVQMELSCRGYLREPIGSVSEADWPVPFDPDFAAPMIETLKQVLAACLAFAETP